One genomic window of Ramlibacter agri includes the following:
- a CDS encoding DUF3617 domain-containing protein: MRRPAALLVPFILAAACLPVAAQQQLKPGLWEINNKMKGNPQMDAAMEQMQKQLAAMPPEQRKQMEDMMAQRGMRMAPGAAGGGMTVQMCMTKEMVERKEMPVREGCKTTKQDRSGNTMKIAFTCSSPPSSGEGEFTVASDQAYSSHMVVRSTVQGRETTTEMDGSGKWLGADCGSIKPVQPPKN; this comes from the coding sequence ATGCGCCGACCCGCTGCCCTTCTCGTTCCCTTCATCCTCGCCGCCGCCTGCCTGCCCGTCGCCGCGCAGCAGCAGCTGAAGCCCGGCCTGTGGGAAATCAACAACAAGATGAAGGGCAACCCGCAGATGGATGCGGCCATGGAGCAGATGCAGAAGCAGCTGGCCGCCATGCCGCCCGAGCAGCGCAAGCAGATGGAAGACATGATGGCGCAGCGCGGCATGCGCATGGCGCCCGGCGCCGCCGGCGGCGGCATGACGGTGCAGATGTGCATGACCAAGGAGATGGTCGAGCGCAAGGAGATGCCGGTGCGGGAGGGCTGCAAGACGACCAAGCAGGACCGCAGCGGCAACACGATGAAGATCGCGTTCACCTGCAGCAGCCCGCCTTCCAGCGGCGAAGGCGAGTTCACCGTCGCCAGCGACCAGGCCTACAGCAGCCACATGGTGGTGCGCAGCACGGTCCAGGGCCGCGAGACGACCACCGAGATGGACGGCTCCGGGAAGTGGCTGGGCGCGGACTGCGGCAGCATCAAGCCGGTGCAACCGCCGAAGAACTGA